AGCGGCCGCCGGTGGAGGCCATGGTGCCGGTGAGCGGGCCGGTGGCCCAGATCAGGCGGTTTTCAGGCGACAGCGGATCGACCTTGGGATCGATCTCGTTGATCAGGTACTTGCTCGCCAGCCCGCGCGAGCCGAGGTAGGCGCGCGCCCACTCCATGTTCAGCGGTTCGCTGGCCACGGTGCCGGTGGTGAGGTTGACGCGGAGGATTTTTCCAGCCCAGGACATGTCGGTTCTCCTTCGCTCAGGCCGTGGTCTGGTTGCCGAGCTTTTCAGCCCAGGCTTGCATCTTGTTGATGCCGGTCCAGTTGGCGTCGATGTAGGTGATGGCGCCGGTGGGGCAGGCCGTGGCGCAGGCGGGGTCACCGCCGCACAGGTCGCACTTCTGCACTTTGCCGGTTTCCTGCACGTAGTTCACGGTGCCGAACGGGCAGCTGATGGTGCAGACCTTGCAGCCCACGCAGGTGGTTTCGTTCACCACCTTGGCGCCGGTGGCCTTGTCGACCGTGATCGCCTCCACCGGGCAGGCGTGCAGGCACCAGGCCTCGTCGCACTGGGTGCAGGTGTAGGGCACCTTGCGGCCG
The genomic region above belongs to Aquabacterium sp. OR-4 and contains:
- a CDS encoding 4Fe-4S dicluster domain-containing protein: MQKSLHINPDKCTGCLQCEMACSFENYGTYATAKSRIKVFDFHHTGRKVPYTCTQCDEAWCLHACPVEAITVDKATGAKVVNETTCVGCKVCTISCPFGTVNYVQETGKVQKCDLCGGDPACATACPTGAITYIDANWTGINKMQAWAEKLGNQTTA